One genomic region from Bubalus bubalis isolate 160015118507 breed Murrah chromosome 24, NDDB_SH_1, whole genome shotgun sequence encodes:
- the PRSS27 gene encoding serine protease 27 has translation MEPRTSCSSTRNSCHRCPLPVGRSSQAKTMRQVLAVVLLMLLLRSGTRGGEALNACGRRRMLNRMVGGQNALEGEWPWQVSIQRNGSHFCGGSLITDRWVLTAAHCFSNTSETSLYQVLLGVLQLARPGPHAVYARVKRVESNPQYQGMASSADVALVELEAPVTFTNYILPVCLPDPSVVFESGMNCWVTGWGIPGEQDSLPKPRTLQKLAVPIISTPKCNLLYSKDAESGFQPRTIKDDMLCAGFAEGKKDACKGDSGGPLVCLVGQVWLQAGVISWGEGCARRNRPGVYIRLTSHHDWIHRIIPELQFQRAGPGGAQKRDPRTRQPLGWNSARYPAA, from the exons ATGGAGCCCCGAACGTCGTGCTCGAGCACTCGGAACTCCTGCCACCGCTGTCCCCTGCCCGTCGGGCGCTCCAGCCAGGCCAAGACCATGAGGCAGGTGCTAGCCGTGGTCctgctcatgctgctgctgcggtCCG ggACTCGGGGAGGCGAGGCACTGAACG CCTGCGGCCGCCGGAGGATGCTGAACCGGATGGTGGGCGGGCAGAATGCCTTGGAGGGCGAGTGGCCCTGGCAGGTCAGCATTCAGAGAAACGGAAGCCACTTCTGCGGGGGCAGCCTCATCACGGACCGGTGGGTCCTCACCGCCGCGCACTGCTTCTCCAA CACCTCGGAAACATCCCTGTACCAGGTCCTGCTGGGGGTGCTGCAGCTGGCGAGGCCAGGGCCACACGCCGTGTATGCCCGGGTGAAGCGGGTCGAGAGCAACCCCCAGTACCAAGGCATGGCCTCTAGCGCCGACGTGGCCCTGGTGGAGTTGGAGGCACCTGTGACCTTCACCAACTACATCCTCCCCGTGTGTTTGCCTGACCCCTCAGTCGTCTTTGAGTCGGGCATGAACTGCTGGGTCACCGGCTGGGGCATCCCCGGTGAACAAG ACAGCCTGCCCAAACCCCGGACCCTGCAGAAGCTTGCCGTGCCCATCATCAGCACGCCCAAGTGCAATCTGCTCTACAGCAAGGATGCAGAGTCCGGCTTCCAGCCCAGAACCATCAAGGACGACATGCTATGTGCGGGCTTCGCTGAGGGCAAGAAGGATGCCTGCAAG GGAGATTCCGGGGGCCCCCTGGTGTGCCTCGTGGGCCAGGTGTGGCTGCAGGCCGGGGTGATCAGCTGGGGCGAGGGCTGCGCCCGCCGGAACCGCCCAGGTGTCTACATCCGGCTCACCTCCCACCACGACTGGATCCACCGGATCATCCCAGAGCTGCAGTTCCAGCGGGCAGGGCCAGGCGGTGCCCAGAAGCGGGACCCCCGGACCCGGCAGCCCCTCGGTTGGAACTCTGCACGCTACCCTGCCGCCTGA